Proteins encoded by one window of Candidatus Nitrosocosmicus hydrocola:
- a CDS encoding NAD(+)/NADH kinase, giving the protein MKFKIFVHPIRPKVQKEKIQKILHSLDLEISETDSDIALVIGGDGTFSYYGKKLSIPMLFVGVPTNEILGSKSRLAEISLSELPKALRKIAKGNYVVTEKRMLDVTYGTLPVISVLTDVYLERGLFAGCIRYSISVSSNKLDNKKNKSDFTEYVIGNGVIITTSFGATGYYSYLDRIENLKQKPSELFDDNKLGVCHILPTFAKRCLADEPNHEEIVPIRYTVPVSCTIEIAVLREANIRLYGTTIHSKGVKIAWNKPITVTSSIKTAKIVRLV; this is encoded by the coding sequence TTGAAATTTAAGATATTTGTTCATCCCATTCGGCCAAAAGTTCAAAAAGAAAAAATTCAAAAAATATTACATTCTCTAGATCTTGAAATTTCAGAAACAGATTCAGACATTGCGTTAGTGATTGGTGGAGACGGAACATTTTCTTACTATGGAAAGAAATTATCTATTCCAATGCTGTTTGTTGGTGTCCCTACTAATGAAATTTTAGGAAGTAAAAGCAGATTGGCTGAAATTTCTCTATCAGAGCTTCCAAAGGCATTGAGAAAGATTGCAAAAGGAAACTATGTAGTAACCGAAAAGAGAATGTTGGATGTAACATATGGAACTTTGCCCGTAATAAGCGTATTAACAGACGTTTATCTAGAGCGCGGGCTTTTTGCCGGTTGTATTAGATATTCAATTTCCGTTTCTAGTAACAAGCTTGACAATAAAAAGAATAAATCTGATTTTACCGAATACGTTATTGGCAATGGAGTCATCATAACTACCTCCTTTGGGGCAACTGGCTATTATTCATATTTAGATAGAATCGAGAATCTTAAACAAAAACCAAGCGAATTGTTTGATGATAACAAATTAGGGGTATGTCACATTCTACCGACCTTTGCCAAACGGTGTCTTGCTGATGAACCAAATCATGAGGAAATAGTTCCTATCCGGTATACCGTCCCAGTCAGCTGTACAATTGAGATAGCTGTCCTAAGGGAAGCAAATATTCGATTATACGGTACTACAATCCATTCAAAAGGAGTTAAAATTGCATGGAACAAACCTATTACAGTAACCTCCTCGATCAAAACTGCAAAAATTGTTCGTTTAGTTTAG
- a CDS encoding cupredoxin domain-containing protein — MFSKTIFYKKFTICLLLFTITSLAISNLPINSSFAQIGLAPLPTTQQVLPTYVIDIPAGAVSTNASIHYVPPLVSIPTGVTIVWFNDDPGQVHTVTSGMPDSQDSGQLFNSGFLPYGGFYQTTFANPGDYAYYCILHPYMYGIVHVGAGSETGHYFTMKSGANLESDNNSPAWTINKTQYDRTLFNFQPINIATDPTTPIVYNIELSDNTNNQTVFTNTFHVIGGTDLQVEFISNSNMNKTNVYGPDMSDPITGAYHVEGNFEDGEYTMIAKLVSIGTDVIEDNIADEFKIRFVS, encoded by the coding sequence ATGTTTTCGAAAACTATATTCTATAAGAAATTTACCATTTGCTTGCTATTGTTTACAATCACTTCCCTGGCAATTAGTAATCTACCAATCAATAGTTCCTTTGCCCAGATTGGTTTAGCTCCATTGCCAACCACCCAACAGGTATTGCCAACCTATGTTATAGATATTCCTGCTGGAGCTGTCTCGACAAACGCCTCAATTCACTATGTTCCACCACTAGTGTCTATACCTACAGGTGTAACTATAGTATGGTTCAACGATGACCCGGGCCAAGTTCATACTGTGACTAGTGGTATGCCTGACTCACAAGACTCTGGACAATTATTTAATTCGGGATTTCTACCCTATGGAGGATTCTATCAGACAACCTTTGCTAATCCGGGAGATTATGCATACTATTGCATACTTCATCCATATATGTACGGAATAGTGCATGTTGGAGCTGGTTCAGAAACGGGTCATTACTTTACAATGAAATCTGGTGCAAATCTTGAATCTGATAACAACAGCCCTGCTTGGACGATAAACAAGACTCAATATGATAGAACGTTGTTTAACTTTCAACCTATTAACATTGCAACCGATCCTACTACACCTATAGTATATAACATTGAGCTTTCCGATAACACCAATAATCAAACTGTTTTCACCAATACTTTTCATGTCATAGGCGGAACCGATCTTCAGGTTGAATTTATCTCTAATAGTAACATGAACAAAACAAATGTTTACGGTCCTGACATGTCAGACCCCATTACTGGAGCCTACCATGTTGAAGGAAATTTTGAGGATGGGGAATATACAATGATAGCAAAACTGGTCTCCATTGGAACGGATGTTATTGAGGACAACATTGCCGATGAGTTTAAGATAAGATTTGTTTCTTAA
- a CDS encoding ZIP family metal transporter, with amino-acid sequence MDVSFFRGLNPLNQTLIGTFFAWLITAIGASVVFFTRSINRKFFDALLGFAAGIMLAASFFSLLLPSIIPSFQSDDNPYYWVPTVVGFIVGAMVICIADIIIRQLYRKNQDRNPTSMASTSIDFESKTILVLAITIHNIPEGLAIGVAFGAASIGVMGADLAAAISLTLGIALQNFPEGLAVSMPLRAHGMSKIKSFWYGQLSSTVEPVAGVIGAMFVVLAQPLLPYALSFAAGAMILVVIAKIMPESQKEVNKTLSVFCFIIGFSIMMVLDLALS; translated from the coding sequence ATGGACGTTTCATTTTTTAGGGGATTGAATCCCTTGAATCAGACCCTTATAGGGACTTTTTTTGCATGGTTGATTACAGCCATTGGCGCTTCTGTCGTATTTTTTACTCGTAGTATTAATAGAAAGTTCTTTGATGCGCTTTTGGGCTTTGCGGCTGGCATTATGTTGGCGGCTAGTTTCTTTTCTCTTCTTCTCCCATCAATTATTCCATCATTTCAGTCTGATGACAATCCATATTATTGGGTTCCCACGGTAGTTGGATTTATCGTTGGTGCCATGGTAATTTGTATTGCAGATATCATAATAAGACAACTTTATCGAAAAAATCAAGACCGAAATCCCACCTCCATGGCATCAACAAGTATTGACTTTGAGAGCAAAACTATATTGGTGCTGGCCATAACCATACATAATATCCCAGAAGGGTTGGCAATCGGGGTAGCTTTTGGAGCAGCATCAATTGGTGTTATGGGAGCTGATTTAGCCGCAGCAATATCGCTTACATTAGGTATTGCTCTTCAAAATTTTCCGGAAGGGTTGGCTGTTTCTATGCCATTGAGGGCCCATGGAATGTCCAAAATTAAGAGCTTTTGGTATGGACAGCTATCATCTACAGTTGAACCTGTGGCAGGTGTGATTGGAGCAATGTTCGTAGTTTTAGCACAACCGTTACTTCCTTATGCATTAAGTTTTGCTGCAGGTGCCATGATACTTGTTGTCATAGCAAAAATAATGCCTGAATCGCAAAAAGAGGTAAACAAAACCCTTTCTGTATTTTGTTTTATAATAGGTTTTTCGATAATGATGGTACTGGATTTGGCACTTTCATAA